The Carassius carassius chromosome 16, fCarCar2.1, whole genome shotgun sequence genome window below encodes:
- the LOC132160157 gene encoding TNF receptor-associated factor 5-like, producing MAAEENECPGPGLTRQNSELMRSWELEATLTNRTLRFVLRLEQQFICPSCGGIVLNPHQTGCGHIFCARCVRAYIGNGGSSKCPLDSIPIKPEEIFQDNCCKRELLNLEIYCTNAPDCTQRVTLCDLQDHLKACQYERIRCSNVGCNDTVLRRNLTDHQRNVCSFRLESCPHCRQSLPASQLLVHQKNSCMEIEILCPNKCLQMIRRHKLQAHADECLEVETDCIYKSYGCTFRGKRGKVQVHENSEFSSHVRLVLESNAKLEKRVEQLQQDMLVQQGVLKDKSLVVSNLDRDITLCDSTLTTLQRSVEEQRVRICSVQRELRDLRGVLGSELGEELPSIRASLDSLRQQVAVTESLREHLGALEQTCQRHTHLLDIHVEQLQCNEQRFRQLESTSFDGKLIWKVRDYWHQKEAGTALNSTPFYTSRSGYKLSVRAYLGGYNSGRGTHLSLYITIMRGDFDSLLPWPFRQNITLTLLDQSGSSNHVSNTFTPDTNSDSFHRPTSDANVATGFPRFISHGDLEAPRNAVYVRDDTLFIKVKVDTTGLEDL from the exons ATGGCTGCGGAGGAGAACGAGTGTCCCGGGCCTGGCTTGACCCGGCAGAACTCCGAGCTCATGAGGTCATGGGAGCTGGAAGCCACTCTGACCAATCGCACGCTGCGCTTCGTGCTGCGCTTAGAGCAGCAGTTCATCTGCCCGTCCTGCGGCGGGATCGTCCTGAACCCTCACCAGACGGGCTGCGGGCACATCTTCTGCGCTCGGTGCGTCAGGGCCTACAT TGGAAATGGGGGAAGTTCGAAGTGTCCCTTAGACAGCATTCCTATAAAGCCAGAAGAG ATTTTTCAAGACAACTGTTGTAAACGGGAACTGCTAAACTTAGAGATCTACTGCACCAACGCCCCAGACTGCACACAGAGGGTTACCCTGTGTGACCTTCAG GATCATCTGAAAGCATGCCAGTATGAGCGGATAAGATGTTCAAATGTAGGGTGCAATGACACTGTGTTACGCAGAAACCTAACGGACCATCAGAGGAACGTCTGCTCCTTCCGCTTGGAGTCCTGCCCTCACTGCAGACAGTCGCTCCCCGCGTCTCAGCTGCTG GTCCATCAGAAGAACTCGTGCATGGAAATAGAAATACTGTGTCCCAACAAGTGTCTTCAGATGATCAGAAGACACAAG CTGCAAGCTCATGCTGACGAGTGTCTCGAAGTGGAGACTGACTGCATTTATAAAAGCTACGGCTGCACATTCAGA GGGAAAAGAGGGAAAGTGCAAGTTCATGAAAACTCAGAGTTCAGTTCCCATGTTCGGCTTGTTCTGGAAAGCAACGCCAAACTTGAGAAACGG GTGGAGCAGCTGCAGCAGGATATGTTAGTCCAGCAGGGGGTACTGAAGGACAAAAGTCTTGTGGTCAGTAATCTGGACCGGGATATCACCCTGTGTGACAGCACTCTTACTACTTTACAG AGGTCTGTGGAGGAGCAGCGAGTGCGGATCTGCAGCGTTCAGCGTGAACTGAGGGATCTGCGGGGTGTTCTGGGCTCTGAACTGGGCGAAGAGCTCCCGAGCATTCGTGCATCGCTGGACTCCCTCAGACAGCAGGTGGCCGTCACTGAAAGCCTCAGAGAACACCTGG GTGCGTTAGAGCAGACGTGTCAGCGTCATACCCACTTGTTAGACATCCACGTGGAGCAGCTGCAGTGTAACGAGCAGCGTTTCCGCCAGCTGGAATCCACTTCCTTCGACGGGAAGCTCATCTGGAAAGTGCGTGACTACTGGCACCAGAAGGAGGCCGGCACGGCGCTTAACTCGACCCCCTTCTACACCAGCCGTAGCGGCTACAAGCTCAGTGTGCGGGCTTACCTCGGCGGGTACAACTCAGGGAGAGGCACTCACCTGTCGCTTTACATCACGATAATGCGCGGAGACTTCGACTCGCTCCTACCGTGGCCATTCAGACAGAACATAACCTTAACACTGCTGGATCAAAGCGGCTCGAGTAACCACGTGAGCAATACTTTCACCCCCGATACCAACAGCGATAGCTTTCATCGGCCAACGTCTGATGCTAATGTGGCCACAGGTTTCCCGAGATTCATATCCCACGGCGATCTGGAGGCCCCTCGAAATGCCGTTTATGTGAGAGACGACACGCTATTCATCAAAGTAAAGGTGGACACAACTGGATTAGAGGACTTGTAG
- the zgc:172076 gene encoding zgc:172076, whose protein sequence is MWKREKMWLIKPPTEHPKESKYRPVLESLLPRDPMSRFNLKRGSPKDEFPNLDQNYTLMGQILSLHMYTRQFNRATESGVIFDDIIRPGLEDPSQPTGPKAVGCLAGDAQSYILFCDFFDRIIESYHGYKVTTDIVQESDFNYDNLKGGDDFDQEYAMSCEVTAGRSIEDYCFPTHCSRGERRQLFTLAKTVLEQLGEDLPGKLYSIDELSHESEDRKVMMDSPPLSLIKIGVARDWPDARALWLSEDGTLAIWVNMEDHLKLVSYRSDACLQEAFKTICISVMKLETLYKKLRHAFIWKPHLGWVVSSPAEVGTGLKASVTVKLLHLAENKRMDDILERLRLQMEVTDCPGIYKISNLQTIGFNEVELTQLVVDGVKLLIRMEKRLENNGGIDDLVPAQK, encoded by the exons ATGTGGAAACGAGAAAAAATGTGGCTGATTAAGC CACCTACTGAGCACCCAAAGGAGTCAAAATACAGGCCTGTGCTGGAG AGTTTACTCCCCCGTGACCCAATGAGCAGGTTTAATCTGAAGAGAGGCTCCCCTAAAGATGAGTTCCCAAACCTGGACCAAAACTACACCCTGATGGGCCAGATCCTCAGCCTGCACATGTATACACGACAGTTCAACCGGGCAACTGAAAGCGGGGTCATTTTTGATGATATCATACGCCCCGGACTTGAGGATCCGA GTCAGCCCACAGGACCGAAAGCAGTGGGCTGTTTAGCAGGAGATGCTCAGTCATATATCCTGTTCTGTGACTTCTTTGACCGTATTATCGAGTCTTACCATGGCTACAAGGTCACCACTGACATTGTTCAAGAGAGTGACTTCAATTATGACAAcctgaag gGTGGTGATGACTTTGATCAAGAATATGCTATGAGCTGTGAGGTGACTGCAGGCCGCAGCATTGAGGACTACTGCTTCCCCACACACTGCAGCAGAGGAGAGCGCAGACAGCTCTTCACACTGGCCAAAACAG TTCTAGAGCAGCTGGGTGAGGATCTGCCTGGAAAGCTTTACTCCATAGATGAACTCAGCCATGAGAGTGAAGATCGCAAGGTTATGATGGACTCTCCACCACTGTCTTTGATAAAGATCGGTGTGGCTCGTGACTGGCCCGATGCAAGGGCACTGTG GTTAAGTGAGGATGGGACCCTGGCTATTTGGGTGAACATGGAAGACCACCTGAAACTGGTGTCTTACAGAAGTGATGCCTGCTTACAAGAGGCATTTAAAACGATCTGCATCAGTGTGATGAAG TTGGAGACCCTATATAAGAAACTGAGACATGCATTTATCTGGAAACCTCACTTGGGCTGGGTGGTCAGCTCACCTGCAGAGGTCGGCACAGGCCTGAAGGCAAGCGTCACAGTGAAACTGCTGCATCTCGCCGAGAACAAACGCATGGACGACATCCTGGAAAGACTACGACTTCAGATGGAAGTAACTG ATTGTCCTGGCATCTACAAAATCAGCAACCTGCAGACCATTGGTTTTAATGAAGTGGAGCTGACCCAGCTAGTAGTGGATGGGGTCAAACTTCTCATCCGAATGGAGAAAAGACTGGAGAACAATGGTGGTATAGATGACCTGGTACCAGCTCAGAAGTGA